One genomic segment of Alicycliphilus denitrificans K601 includes these proteins:
- a CDS encoding AcaB family transcriptional regulator, whose translation MADIDFVKHDQGGVNARILAKETKADFRRVEAASLKIKASFASAEGKRLFIRYFNTFQLGIHFISVISRTRLNHDDVSKVEALIRSQMDKVAEDLNKAIDGAEALFHANGITSTATYDTVPLDLEVGVLSSSSRRYLEILGKLDQLMPLLQTLEIHEIITQQAVDVERAALKRKVRDVANGARNLATRLRREMNALDARRTAGDAGSAGEAESSQPGEAPPADDVAASLLVEADAAQGVAGADDIAPPSSSEADAVTVDPA comes from the coding sequence ATGGCCGACATTGATTTCGTCAAGCACGACCAAGGGGGGGTCAACGCCCGCATCCTCGCGAAGGAAACCAAGGCCGACTTCCGCCGCGTCGAAGCGGCTTCGTTGAAGATCAAGGCGAGCTTTGCCAGTGCCGAGGGCAAGCGCCTGTTCATCCGCTACTTCAACACCTTCCAGTTGGGCATTCATTTCATCTCGGTGATCTCGCGCACCCGGCTGAACCACGACGACGTCAGCAAGGTCGAGGCGCTGATCCGGTCGCAGATGGACAAGGTTGCCGAGGATCTCAACAAGGCGATCGACGGTGCCGAGGCCCTGTTCCATGCGAATGGCATCACCAGCACCGCGACCTACGACACCGTCCCTTTGGATCTGGAGGTGGGGGTGCTCTCGTCGAGCAGCCGCCGGTATCTGGAAATCCTGGGCAAGCTCGATCAGCTGATGCCGCTGCTGCAGACGCTCGAGATCCACGAAATCATCACCCAGCAGGCCGTCGATGTCGAACGGGCCGCGCTCAAGCGCAAGGTGCGTGACGTGGCGAACGGGGCGCGCAACCTGGCGACACGCCTGCGGCGGGAGATGAATGCGCTCGACGCGCGCCGCACTGCCGGTGATGCTGGAAGTGCGGGCGAAGCGGAGAGCTCCCAACCCGGCGAAGCGCCGCCAGCAGACGATGTCGCAGCCAGTCTCCTGGTGGAGGCCGACGCAGCGCAGGGCGTGGCTGGGGCCGACGACATCGCACCACCTTCGTCTTCAGAGGCCGACGCCGTCACGGTGGATCCGGCATAG
- a CDS encoding ATP-binding protein: MKIQIRFNEEGALRNQRYAFTDRFTLVTELLQNARRAGAHHITVEHRPEDRVLRVMDDGCGVEDFQKLLSFHESGWDEGLAGQEHPFGVGFTKCLYAAARIVAASRRQQVDIDTAAALQRESFDVTTTRRVVNGTAIELHGVEISDLAKQMETLCEGFPVDVVFNGTPMVRRYAEDKIALSPTPIGAIHVSGNRDGKATYATLVFLQGFCVHRPRYFQADSVNVVHLDPQQFMARLPDRDQLIDADQQLKRVDAQIKQSWRSILEVAKTQLKPQDFVATYFDVMLQWQHQDLLNDLDELPATLFQCISGYPFQTHYGQQGFLEPATVAPSRADIESGQVTLVSMGAVSEENAAHWMLARQKQWLLTEAYRLDSNHWLHPHVHYPDLETAVVEPQGETARITLEGRWVWPQVVLCESVRYPHWRARGHPRG; the protein is encoded by the coding sequence ATGAAGATCCAGATCCGTTTCAACGAGGAAGGCGCACTGCGCAACCAGCGCTATGCCTTCACGGACCGGTTCACGCTGGTCACCGAGCTGCTGCAGAATGCCCGCCGCGCCGGCGCGCACCACATCACCGTCGAGCACCGTCCCGAAGATCGGGTGCTGCGCGTCATGGATGATGGCTGCGGCGTGGAGGATTTTCAGAAGCTGCTGAGCTTTCACGAATCCGGCTGGGACGAGGGCCTGGCCGGCCAGGAGCATCCCTTCGGCGTCGGCTTCACCAAGTGCCTCTACGCGGCCGCACGCATCGTGGCCGCATCGAGACGCCAGCAGGTGGACATTGATACCGCGGCCGCCCTGCAGCGCGAGTCCTTCGACGTCACCACCACGCGGCGCGTCGTGAACGGCACGGCCATCGAACTGCATGGCGTCGAGATCAGCGATCTCGCCAAGCAGATGGAGACACTGTGCGAGGGCTTCCCGGTCGACGTGGTGTTCAACGGCACGCCGATGGTGCGCCGCTATGCCGAAGACAAGATTGCACTGAGCCCCACGCCGATTGGCGCGATCCATGTCAGCGGCAACCGCGACGGCAAGGCCACCTACGCCACGCTGGTGTTCCTTCAGGGCTTCTGCGTCCATCGGCCCAGGTACTTCCAGGCGGACTCCGTGAATGTCGTTCACCTCGACCCGCAGCAGTTCATGGCCAGGCTCCCCGATCGGGATCAACTGATCGACGCCGACCAGCAGCTCAAGCGGGTCGATGCCCAGATCAAGCAGTCCTGGCGCAGCATCCTCGAGGTGGCGAAGACCCAGCTCAAGCCGCAGGACTTCGTCGCAACCTACTTCGATGTGATGCTCCAGTGGCAGCATCAAGATCTGCTCAATGACCTGGACGAGTTGCCTGCCACGCTGTTCCAATGCATCTCGGGTTACCCCTTCCAGACCCACTACGGACAGCAGGGCTTTCTCGAGCCCGCCACCGTAGCCCCCAGCCGCGCAGACATCGAATCCGGTCAGGTCACGCTGGTGTCCATGGGAGCAGTCAGCGAGGAAAACGCCGCGCACTGGATGCTGGCCCGGCAAAAGCAGTGGCTGCTCACTGAGGCTTACCGCCTGGACAGCAACCATTGGCTCCATCCGCATGTCCACTACCCGGACTTGGAGACAGCCGTGGTCGAACCGCAAGGTGAAACCGCGCGCATCACGTTGGAGGGCCGCTGGGTCTGGCCACAGGTCGTCCTTTGCGAGTCGGTCAGGTATCCGCATTGGCGGGCACGCGGCCATCCTCGTGGATGA
- a CDS encoding DUF7146 domain-containing protein, whose product MQNAECVARVEDVKRRAHGRWTEILGALGLDERMLKRKPMPCPVCKDGVDRFQYTDKFGEGNYHCRKCGPGGGFKLLQACKGMDFHTALCAVEKLVGVLPPAAPAGEASPDRMKKLVQRIWNEARPVTLGDEVDRYLRDRGLALSQYPASLRFHPALGYYQKEGATKARKVAEYPAMLASVRDAQGAVTLHRTYLHAGRKLAAPDAKKVLCSGFVGAAIRLAEATEELAVCEGIETAIAVFLATGTPVWSALSAGNLEKLWIPETVRRLCIYGDNDADGDFTGQASAYALARRVKREEAQSGPRTVQVFLPKLAGTDWADVWLQRQESTVLRAA is encoded by the coding sequence ATGCAGAACGCTGAATGCGTTGCCCGCGTGGAAGACGTGAAGCGGCGCGCTCACGGCCGCTGGACCGAGATCCTGGGAGCCCTGGGCCTGGACGAGCGCATGCTCAAACGCAAGCCCATGCCCTGCCCCGTCTGCAAGGACGGTGTGGACCGTTTCCAGTACACCGACAAGTTCGGCGAAGGGAACTACCACTGCCGCAAGTGCGGTCCAGGCGGCGGCTTCAAGCTGCTGCAGGCTTGCAAGGGCATGGACTTCCACACCGCGCTGTGTGCCGTCGAGAAGCTGGTCGGCGTGCTGCCTCCTGCGGCACCTGCTGGCGAAGCCTCGCCGGATCGCATGAAAAAGCTCGTGCAGCGCATCTGGAATGAAGCCCGACCGGTGACGCTGGGCGACGAGGTGGATCGCTACCTGCGCGATCGTGGACTGGCCTTGAGCCAGTACCCAGCCTCGTTGCGGTTCCACCCTGCCCTGGGCTACTACCAGAAGGAGGGTGCTACCAAGGCGCGCAAGGTGGCTGAATACCCGGCCATGCTGGCCAGCGTGCGGGATGCCCAGGGCGCCGTGACGCTGCACCGGACCTATCTGCACGCCGGCCGCAAGCTGGCTGCACCCGATGCGAAGAAGGTGCTCTGCAGCGGCTTCGTCGGGGCCGCGATCCGGCTGGCCGAGGCGACGGAGGAACTTGCCGTGTGCGAAGGCATAGAGACCGCGATCGCGGTCTTCCTGGCCACCGGCACGCCCGTGTGGAGCGCCCTGAGCGCCGGCAATCTCGAAAAGCTCTGGATCCCGGAGACCGTCAGGCGCCTGTGCATCTATGGCGACAACGATGCCGACGGCGATTTCACAGGGCAGGCCAGTGCCTATGCGCTGGCGCGCCGGGTCAAGCGCGAGGAGGCGCAAAGCGGCCCGAGAACGGTTCAGGTGTTCCTGCCCAAGCTGGCGGGAACCGATTGGGCCGATGTGTGGCTGCAGCGCCAGGAATCCACGGTGCTGCGCGCCGCGTGA
- a CDS encoding DUF932 domain-containing protein — protein MRSGRTLVSLAHELQRQLDTKKDLVVPSPLVRHSTSEGGGTTLVIEEAGGPTSYGVTPLARRQLADKLSIPYAYFERMRENQPVLLDRNVNTWLQSEGDRRLLRTLDGRVRAVLSDRFRRLDNYDLAEHVLPILQGLHDIQFESVELTETRMYLKCVTPQLKFEMAPGDIVQAGIAISNSEVGQGTLSVQPLLFRLVCRNGLIVADRALRKTHVGRALAQEDEGVTIYQDDTLQADDKAFFLKVRDVVQAAVSDVTFRQAAVKMQKTMGIKLTGDPVQSVEVLAQRYTLNDTERSGVLRHLVAGGDMSGYGLVNAVTHFSQEVEDYDRATEFEALGGKLIELTAAEWKPLAEAA, from the coding sequence ATGAGAAGCGGACGTACCCTGGTGAGCCTGGCCCATGAACTACAGCGCCAGCTTGATACCAAGAAGGATCTGGTGGTGCCCTCGCCGCTGGTGCGCCACAGCACCAGCGAGGGCGGCGGCACCACCCTCGTCATCGAAGAAGCCGGCGGGCCCACGAGCTACGGCGTCACGCCGCTGGCCCGGCGCCAGCTCGCCGACAAACTGAGCATCCCGTATGCCTATTTCGAGCGCATGCGCGAGAACCAGCCCGTGCTGCTGGACCGCAATGTGAACACCTGGCTGCAAAGCGAAGGCGACCGCCGCCTGCTGCGCACGCTCGATGGCCGCGTACGCGCCGTGCTGTCCGACCGCTTTCGCCGCCTGGACAACTACGACCTGGCCGAGCATGTCCTGCCCATTCTGCAGGGCCTGCACGACATTCAGTTCGAGTCGGTGGAGCTGACCGAGACGCGCATGTACCTCAAGTGCGTCACGCCGCAGCTGAAGTTCGAGATGGCCCCCGGCGACATCGTGCAGGCCGGGATCGCAATCTCGAACTCCGAGGTCGGCCAAGGGACGCTGTCGGTGCAGCCGCTGCTGTTCCGCCTCGTGTGCCGCAATGGCCTGATCGTCGCCGACCGGGCGCTGCGCAAGACCCACGTCGGCCGCGCGCTCGCCCAAGAGGATGAAGGCGTGACGATCTACCAGGACGACACCTTGCAGGCCGACGACAAGGCCTTCTTCCTGAAGGTGCGCGACGTCGTGCAAGCCGCCGTATCGGACGTGACATTCCGGCAAGCGGCAGTGAAGATGCAAAAGACCATGGGCATCAAGCTGACAGGCGATCCGGTGCAAAGCGTGGAGGTGCTTGCCCAGCGCTACACGCTGAACGACACCGAACGCTCGGGCGTGCTGCGCCATCTGGTGGCCGGAGGCGATATGTCAGGCTACGGCCTGGTCAACGCGGTGACCCACTTCAGCCAGGAAGTCGAGGACTACGACCGGGCGACCGAGTTCGAAGCGCTGGGTGGCAAGCTGATCGAGTTGACGGCTGCCGAATGGAAGCCGCTCGCCGAAGCGGCATGA
- a CDS encoding S24 family peptidase: MSRAGRSFAASLDGDLDLIPGVRDRLQARLVAMGIPADKTVSHVAGITQRAAQSVRRWFDASEPGLPDLESFARLCAGLGCSADEIIGALRPHADDEVHCAQLIQVANCIQAITDSLAHHGQLGIPMQVPGDEMAPHLKAGDLVFVDSAVTQLAGNGIYAFNCNGSLFIRRVERRMDRSIVLKCDNKAYQDYEWTGATAAAKRRVEILGKVRSAISVKVFS; this comes from the coding sequence GTGAGCCGCGCAGGGCGTTCCTTTGCCGCATCCCTCGACGGTGATCTCGACTTGATTCCTGGTGTGCGTGACCGCCTGCAGGCCAGGCTGGTCGCCATGGGCATTCCCGCCGACAAGACGGTTTCGCATGTGGCCGGGATCACGCAGCGCGCGGCCCAGAGCGTGCGTCGATGGTTCGATGCCAGCGAGCCTGGTTTGCCGGATCTGGAATCGTTTGCCCGGCTGTGTGCGGGTCTGGGTTGCAGTGCGGACGAGATCATCGGCGCGCTGCGGCCCCACGCTGACGATGAGGTCCACTGCGCCCAGCTCATTCAGGTGGCCAACTGCATCCAGGCCATCACCGATTCTCTGGCCCACCATGGCCAACTGGGCATTCCAATGCAGGTGCCCGGAGACGAAATGGCGCCCCATCTGAAGGCAGGTGATCTGGTGTTCGTCGATTCGGCGGTGACGCAACTGGCCGGCAACGGAATCTATGCGTTCAACTGCAACGGCAGTCTTTTCATCCGGCGGGTGGAACGGCGCATGGACCGGAGCATCGTGCTCAAGTGCGACAACAAGGCCTACCAGGACTACGAGTGGACAGGGGCAACAGCGGCCGCAAAGCGCCGCGTGGAAATCCTAGGCAAGGTGCGCAGCGCCATCAGCGTGAAGGTGTTCTCCTGA
- a CDS encoding FlhC family transcriptional regulator, whose product MPGTKISQRMRALQLARDCAALGARIRTIHHLTGLRPRELLHLLFNSHAIPPCGRAPNSREWYHHANLLQRIEASIVIANFRRMRHLGFPAPEALVGAYRYYQSMYRPPARISFDRAFDLAAHTEGLWIAKAPSFRLASCSRCSSEFLDAFAGADTTARPCPFCQLLDRHARDPRLTASFPEPPPASEELIAHLMTVPGPVTDANGETPSNSSSLPPAET is encoded by the coding sequence ATGCCAGGCACCAAGATCAGCCAGCGCATGCGGGCGCTGCAACTGGCCCGCGACTGCGCAGCATTGGGCGCGCGCATCCGGACAATCCACCACCTCACCGGACTGCGCCCGCGCGAGCTGCTGCACCTGCTGTTCAATTCGCACGCCATACCACCCTGCGGCAGGGCCCCGAATTCCCGCGAGTGGTACCACCACGCGAACCTTCTGCAACGGATCGAGGCTTCCATCGTCATCGCCAACTTCCGGCGCATGCGCCATCTGGGTTTTCCTGCGCCTGAGGCCCTGGTTGGCGCGTACCGCTATTACCAATCGATGTACCGGCCCCCGGCTCGCATCAGCTTCGACCGGGCATTCGATCTCGCAGCGCATACCGAGGGCTTGTGGATCGCCAAGGCCCCCAGCTTCCGCCTGGCATCGTGTTCCCGCTGCAGCAGCGAGTTCCTGGACGCATTCGCAGGCGCCGACACGACGGCACGACCCTGCCCTTTCTGCCAATTGCTCGATCGGCACGCCCGCGATCCGCGCCTCACCGCGTCATTCCCCGAACCGCCGCCGGCTTCAGAGGAGCTGATCGCGCACCTGATGACCGTTCCTGGCCCAGTCACGGATGCCAATGGCGAAACCCCCTCCAATTCGTCTTCATTGCCACCGGCCGAAACCTAG